The Cucumis melo cultivar AY chromosome 6, USDA_Cmelo_AY_1.0, whole genome shotgun sequence genome includes a region encoding these proteins:
- the LOC103496787 gene encoding HMG-Y-related protein B-like isoform X2 — protein sequence MQMIFRAIEALNSDNGSNKSTISKYIESTYGNLPTGHSSLLTHHLNMMKASGDLVFWKNNYMKRDPTAPPRRGRGRPPKSKSPLPLSSAISPPKPRGRPPKDPNAPPKPPKPVQMKVSSGTGKPRGRPRKFPQSATTPAPPAPSGRPRGRPPKVKATLTEVSVQQ from the coding sequence ATGCAGATGATATTTAGGGCTATTGAAGCGTTGAATAGTGACAATGGCTCGAACAAGTCCACAATATCAAAGTACATTGAATCGACATATGGGAACTTGCCAACTGGGCACTCATCTTTGCTCACACACCATTTGAACATGATGAAAGCGAGTGGGGACCTTGTGTTCTGGAAGAACAACTACATGAAGAGGGATCCTACGGCACCTCCCCGACGAGGTCGTGGCAGGCCTCCCAAATCGAAGAGCCCTCTTCCACTCAGTTCTGCAATATCCCCACCAAAGCCGAGAGGCCGCCCGCCTAAGGACCCCAATGCACCTCCAAAACCACCAAAGCCAGTGCAGATGAAGGTATCTTCTGGGACTGGAAAACCAAGAGGACGACCAAGGAAATTCCCTCAGTCAGCAACCACGCCAGCTCCTCCGGCACCAAGTGGGAGGCCCAGAGGTCGACCTCCTAAGGTGAAGGCTACATTGACGGAAGTTAGTGTTCAACAATAG
- the LOC103496787 gene encoding HMG-Y-related protein A-like isoform X1 codes for MATQEVNKPPSLPPYPEMIFRAIEALNSDNGSNKSTISKYIESTYGNLPTGHSSLLTHHLNMMKASGDLVFWKNNYMKRDPTAPPRRGRGRPPKSKSPLPLSSAISPPKPRGRPPKDPNAPPKPPKPVQMKVSSGTGKPRGRPRKFPQSATTPAPPAPSGRPRGRPPKVKATLTEVSVQQ; via the exons atggCGACTCAAGAGGTTAATAAACCTCCATCACTCCCTCCTTACCCTGAG ATGATATTTAGGGCTATTGAAGCGTTGAATAGTGACAATGGCTCGAACAAGTCCACAATATCAAAGTACATTGAATCGACATATGGGAACTTGCCAACTGGGCACTCATCTTTGCTCACACACCATTTGAACATGATGAAAGCGAGTGGGGACCTTGTGTTCTGGAAGAACAACTACATGAAGAGGGATCCTACGGCACCTCCCCGACGAGGTCGTGGCAGGCCTCCCAAATCGAAGAGCCCTCTTCCACTCAGTTCTGCAATATCCCCACCAAAGCCGAGAGGCCGCCCGCCTAAGGACCCCAATGCACCTCCAAAACCACCAAAGCCAGTGCAGATGAAGGTATCTTCTGGGACTGGAAAACCAAGAGGACGACCAAGGAAATTCCCTCAGTCAGCAACCACGCCAGCTCCTCCGGCACCAAGTGGGAGGCCCAGAGGTCGACCTCCTAAGGTGAAGGCTACATTGACGGAAGTTAGTGTTCAACAATAG